A stretch of DNA from Chrysiogenia bacterium:
CACAAGCCGCCTGGAAATCGGGCGTGAGCAGTTCGTCGAGCGCACCTGGAAGTGGCGCGAGGAATACGGCAATCGAATTCTCCAGCAGCTCCGCCGCCTTGGCGCCTCCTGTGACTGGACCCGCACGCGCTTCACACTCGACGACGGTCTCTCCAAAGCCGTTCGCGAAGTCTTCGTGCGCCTCTACAAAGAAGGCCTCATCTACAAGGGTGAGTACATGGTCAACTGGTCGCCCGCCTCGCGCACGGCGATCAGCGACCTGGAAGTCGAATACAAGGAAGCCAAGGGCAAGCTCTGGCACTACCGCTATCCGGTCAAGGGCGAAGAAAGCCGATTCGTCACCATCGCAACGACGCGCCCCGAGACCATGCTCGGCGACACCGCCGTGGCCGTCCATCCCGAGGATGAGCGCTACAAGGACCTCATCGGCAAGACGCTCATTCTGCCGCTCGTAGAGCGGGAGATTCCCGTCATCGCCGACGACTTCGTCGATCCCGAGTTTGGAACCGGCTGCGTAAAGGTCACGCCCGCCCACGACCCCAACGACTTCGCCATGGGCCGGCGCCACAAGCTGGCGCTGATCCGGGTCATCGGCGAGGACGGAACCATCACCGCCGAGGGCGGGCCCTACGCCGGGCTCGATCGCTTCGAAGCGCGAGA
This window harbors:
- a CDS encoding class I tRNA ligase family protein codes for the protein MPREELPKSYDFRPVEGRWYEAWDGEGLFTADPKAEGEPFCIVIPPPNVTGQLHMGHALNNTLQDILCRFQRMRGRNVLWVPGTDHAGIATQSVVERDLRAQGTSRLEIGREQFVERTWKWREEYGNRILQQLRRLGASCDWTRTRFTLDDGLSKAVREVFVRLYKEGLIYKGEYMVNWSPASRTAISDLEVEYKEAKGKLWHYRYPVKGEESRFVTIATTRPETMLGDTAVAVHPEDERYKDLIGKTLILPLVEREIPVIADDFVDPEFGTGCVKVTPAHDPNDFAMGRRHKLALIRVIGEDGTITAEGGPYAGLDRFEAR